In Sphingobacterium sp. R2, the genomic stretch CAGGTGCCACACTAGCAATAACCGGAGGGAAAATTGCTATATAAGTAAATCACATCATGTAATTAACGCACTGAAAGTATGATTGATGCAGACAGTGCGTTAATAGTTTTTGATTACACTCACATTTTTTCAAAAATTTACTCACTTATCAACACTACTGCATCAGCCAAAAGCCCCCTGCTTTTGGCTCGAAGGATGATTTTACCTCTATCTATGCTTTTTATAATGACCAAAGCTCTACCGTTGAATGTCCTTCGTGCCGTTGATTGAAAACTGTTCAGATCCGTCGTATTGCCATTGTCTGTCGCCACAATTTTTGCAGCATCTCCCTCCACCTCAAATTCGATTTTATCGTCTGCATCAGGAACAATCGTACCAAACTCGTCCACGATATAGGCATGCACAAAGGCAAGTTCTTTGTTTGCCGAATTGAAAGTCACGTTTTCTGCAAACAATTGTATACGATGCGCTTTCGCTGCCGTGCGGATCGTTTTACTTAGCAGTTTCTTGCCACCTTGAAACGATATTACTTCAATCTCCCCTGGTTCAAATTCAACGGCCTTAAATACAAGGTCGTACCGGTCTGGGTCCTTGGACTGCTCCCCTATCTTTTTACCGTTCAGATAAAGCTCCATCCGGTTAGCCTGATTAAAATACACGACTATATCTACCCGGTCACCTTGCTTCCAATTCCAATGTGGCAATACATGTAAGACCGGCTTTTCTGTCCATACGCTTTGATACAGATAGTAGACATCTTTCGGAAACCCAGCTAGATCCACAATACCAAAGTACGAACTTCGTGCCGGCCAGGTGTACGGTGTGGGTTCGCCGAGATAGTCAAATCCGGTCCATACATACATCCCAGCAATATGGTCATACCTTTCCATCAACCTTAAGCTTGTCTGATGATTTGAACCCCATGGTGTAAATACATTGTCGTAAGCCGATATGTTCCTGTCTTCATTCCCGCCAGAAAAAGGGATATCCCATCGTTCAGGCCACATGCGACTAGAATCATAAGGAACCAAATCATACGTTCCGCGACTTTCCAACGCCGAAGTGCTTTCCGTTACGATAAACTTCTTTCCGGGATGGTCCTGTGGGAAGCTTGCCCATTTCTTATGGTTATAGTTGTAGCCAATCAGATCTACCGCCGAACTCATCAGCACGGGATTTGCTTTGGAAAGCTCATTATTGGCAATGGTGGTCGGACGTGTGTCATCCAGACTATCGACGATTGCTGCCAATGCGATCGGAATGGCTGTACCATCAGCTTTGGAATGCCATTGCTCCTGCGCTTCATTGCCCAGGCACCAGATAAACAGTGACGGATGATTACGGTCCCTTTTGACATGGTCAACAAAGTCCCGCTTGTACCATTCGTCCCAGTATAAATGATAGTCATAAGGGTTTTTATGCCCTTTCCAGACATCGAAAGTTTCGCTCATCACGACAAAACCCAAGCTATCGCAAAGGTCCAAAAACGCTGGAGCCGCAGGGTTGTGTGATGTGCGTATCCCATTGACCCCCATTGCTTTCATAATGCGGAGCTGACGTAATGCTGCCGACGTATTGAATGCCATACCCAAAGCGCCGAGATCACTATGTAAACAGACACCCCGGATTTTAAGCTGCCTCCCATTCAATATAAAGCCCTGTTGCTGATCGAAGCTAAAATTGCGTAAGCCAAATTTCGTAAGCTGTTCATCCACAACCCGACCATCAACAATAAGTTTAATTTTTGCCGTATATTGATAGGGATTTTCAATATCCCATAAGACGGGATTTTCGAGGACTATCTGCTGAGCGATGGAGTGCTGACCTGCTTTGACAGCGCTCAACGTGGTACGTTTGCTTGCGACAACAGCACCTTGAGCCGAAAGAACCGCTGTCAGTAGCGTAATCTTTTTTGATTCCTCAAGGTTATGCTCAATTTCCAGGGAGAGATCCACGACAGCACGTTTCTCACTGAGCTGCCCAGCTCTTATGAAGGTGCTGTTCGTTCCTACGCTGACTGGATTACGGCTGATTA encodes the following:
- a CDS encoding glycoside hydrolase family 2 TIM barrel-domain containing protein, yielding MLKRLFHTGYSRMMILLFLLLATAGSLSGQSRKVIDFNGGWWFKLDSSQQYSNGRKGEGWRKLDLPHDWSIEMPFRENSPAGSGAAYLDGGVGWYQKTFKLAQAEQGQRIFIAFEGVYENSEVWINGHFLGKRPNGYIGFEYELSPYLYWDGRENLLSVKVNNKNQPNSRFYSGSGIYRDVKLISRNPVSVGTNSTFIRAGQLSEKRAVVDLSLEIEHNLEESKKITLLTAVLSAQGAVVASKRTTLSAVKAGQHSIAQQIVLENPVLWDIENPYQYTAKIKLIVDGRVVDEQLTKFGLRNFSFDQQQGFILNGRQLKIRGVCLHSDLGALGMAFNTSAALRQLRIMKAMGVNGIRTSHNPAAPAFLDLCDSLGFVVMSETFDVWKGHKNPYDYHLYWDEWYKRDFVDHVKRDRNHPSLFIWCLGNEAQEQWHSKADGTAIPIALAAIVDSLDDTRPTTIANNELSKANPVLMSSAVDLIGYNYNHKKWASFPQDHPGKKFIVTESTSALESRGTYDLVPYDSSRMWPERWDIPFSGGNEDRNISAYDNVFTPWGSNHQTSLRLMERYDHIAGMYVWTGFDYLGEPTPYTWPARSSYFGIVDLAGFPKDVYYLYQSVWTEKPVLHVLPHWNWKQGDRVDIVVYFNQANRMELYLNGKKIGEQSKDPDRYDLVFKAVEFEPGEIEVISFQGGKKLLSKTIRTAAKAHRIQLFAENVTFNSANKELAFVHAYIVDEFGTIVPDADDKIEFEVEGDAAKIVATDNGNTTDLNSFQSTARRTFNGRALVIIKSIDRGKIILRAKSRGLLADAVVLISE